Sequence from the Thermococcus sp. genome:
AAGAAAGAAAATTATAGGGATCCATCCAAGGAACTTACTGTGCAAGTAGCACGCCACATCGAATATGCCAACGAGACCAGTTATACCCAAGCTTAACCCCAGTAAGGCCTTTTTAATCTCGGGGGTTCTGTATCTGGCTTTTTTCCATACTAGCCACAGGAGGGTAACGACCCCTACAACGAGTAGGTTCATAACAGGGAGCAGGACCTCCATTTTCCCTCGAGGTCTTTAAACTGTGATGGGTTAAAAGGTTTCTTAGCTAAAAATAATCCTCTGGACTCTCCAGCTCCTTTGGAGGATGCCTTTTTCTCCACCAGAGCTTCAAACGTATGTACAGGTAGAACCCGAGGAAGATGAGCAGGCCTATGAGGAGCAGAACTATTCCTACAACCAAGAAGCCGAAGAAAAACAGCAGACCTAGAACTAGAATCCCAATGAAGGCCAGCGTGCTTTTAACCTTCTCACCCCTCATCTTCCCACCAGCTCGGCTATTCCCCTCGCAAGCTTTAACTCTTCCGGTGTGTTCACGTTGAGCGCTAATAGGGGGTTGCTCATCTCAAAAAATCTCTCCCCTTCAGTCCCAACCGCGTTCAGCCCGACTACCGCGTATCCCTTGTAAACAGCCGGCTTCAAATCCTTTGGAACCCCCTCCAGCGGGAGGACGCCGGTTAGGCTGATCTTTCCGTCGAATGCCTTAGCTATGGCGGCAATATCTGATGCCCTAACAAAGGGCAGATCTGATGAAACACTGACAAAAGGGCCAAACTCTTGAAGAAGCCACCTCACGTCCTCCACGTAGCCCCTCCCCGGCGTCTCAATGAAGGGAACCCCTCCGCGGATGCACAGCTCCTTTGTTCTCGGTGTGTTCATTGAGAGGGCCACAACCGTCTCCCCCACTGCTGAAGCCTGATCGTAAACTCTCAGGAGCATTGACTCCCCCCCGACCATCAGGACGGGCTTTTCCCTCCCCATACGCGTTGACTTTCCGCCGGCTAGGATGATTATCACACACACCACCACACAAACGCCAAAACGAGCAACGTCCCCGCCCTCGTTATCTCGGCAATCGCTCCGAGGCAATCGCCGTTTATCCCACCAAAGTTTTTGAAGGAGAGCCGTATCATATAAGGGGCGAAGAGAAGGCCAACCAATCCTACGAGGGCTACTGGGTTGAAGAGGGCAACCGGAAGGTAAAGAATGGCATAGAGGAGCGTCCCGATGACTAACTGTCTTCTGCTCATCCCTTCCATGAAATATGCCCCTAATCCATGGCCGAGGGGTCTTTTTGTGCTCAACCC
This genomic interval carries:
- a CDS encoding NTP transferase domain-containing protein; the encoded protein is MIIILAGGKSTRMGREKPVLMVGGESMLLRVYDQASAVGETVVALSMNTPRTKELCIRGGVPFIETPGRGYVEDVRWLLQEFGPFVSVSSDLPFVRASDIAAIAKAFDGKISLTGVLPLEGVPKDLKPAVYKGYAVVGLNAVGTEGERFFEMSNPLLALNVNTPEELKLARGIAELVGR